The following are encoded together in the Hippoglossus stenolepis isolate QCI-W04-F060 chromosome 12, HSTE1.2, whole genome shotgun sequence genome:
- the memo1 gene encoding protein MEMO1 has translation MSNRAVCREASHAGTWYSASGSQLNAQLEGWLSQAQSTIRPARAIIAPHAGYTYCGACAAHAYKQVDPSVTRRVFILGPSHHVALSRCALTPADIYRTPLYDMRIDRKVYADLWKTGLFERISLQTDEDEHSIEMHLPYTAKAMESHKDEFSIVPVLVGALSESKEQEYGKLLSKYLADPSNLFIISSDFCHWGQRFRYLYYDESQGEIHRSIEHLDKMGMGIIEQLDPVSFTNYLKKYRNTICGRHPIGVLLNAVAELRKNGLEMNLSFLNYAQSSECRNWDDSSVSYAAGALVVH, from the exons ATGTCCAACCGAGCGGTGTGCAGAGAAGCATCTCATGCGGGGACCTGGTACTCTGCTTCGG GATCTCAGCTGAATGCACAACTCGAGGGCTGGCTGTCCCAAGCCCAGTCCACCATTAGACCTGCTAGGGCCATCATAGCGCC ccaTGCTGGATACACGTACTGTGGTGCTTGTGCGGCACATGCCTACAAGCAGGTTGATCCCTCTGTTAC TCGTAGGGTCTTCATCCTGGGACCTTCACACCATGTGGCCCTCTCCCGCTGTGCCCTGACACCTGCAGACATCTATAGAACTCCTCTTTATGACATGAGAATCGACCGGAAGG TTTACGCTGACCTCTGGAAAACTGGGTTGTTTGAACGGATCAGTTTGCAGACAGATGAAGATGAGCACAGTATTGAAATGCACTTGCCTTACACTGCTAAAGCCATGGAGAG CCACAAGGACGAGTTTAGCATTGTCCCTGTGCTTGTGGGCGCCCTGAGTGAATCCAAGGAACAGGAATATGGGAAGCTGCTCAGCAAGTATCTGGCAGACCCTTCCAACCTTTTCATCATCTCCTCCGACTTCTGCCACTGGG GTCAACGGTTCCGCTACCTATACTATGATGAATCTCAAGGGGAGATCCACAGGTCTATTGAGCATCTTGATAAAATG GGAATGGGCATTATAGAGCAGTTGGATCCTGTGTCTTTCACCAACTACTTGAAGAAGTACCGCAACACCATCTGTGGGCGTCACCCAATTGGAGTGCTGCTAAAT gCGGTGGCTGAACTTAGGAAGAATGGTTTAGAAATGAACTTATCTTTCCTGAACTACGCCCAGTCAAGCGAGTGCAGGAACTGGGACGACAGCTCCGTGAGTTACGCTGCCGGGGCACTCGTCGTTCATTGA
- the mkks gene encoding McKusick-Kaufman/Bardet-Biedl syndromes putative chaperonin, with protein sequence MSRLVKKCPSLCVDLPLDNTDVCNKLRLLRQLLASCYGPTGKLKLVHNNIGGHVVTTSTSSVLLAAISSSQPLVSLITTSILNHVSRFSDCGLFAATLCLDLIEQAKQSGLRGNVCIRLNRHFLGVCVSYLQRGDCCCKVKLDFCSSHNLIALARSVISSKPACMLTGQETLHISKLAVQAFLLTLPCDKPGTVSLGQTVTISVEGHSVLNSAVFPGLLVDVTGVLCIDKSENLSSHPLRTLLFSASLAGDIPELGDGIIEVSSGVDTDAQILDQLLDLGKQAVEDDVKLFVCQKVIHPVLQQYLRSQGVIVIERLGITHMEPFILLTGAHPVATLHTALPAKAYGKVRDLSIRQFGSKTMLHLLGPGESAICTMVLCHRNETMLSELKVVCQKTEHVLRLTLREPYALFGGGCTETHLAAYVRHESTNGVTESAAALGCSQSQYILGMDRFCSSLESVAKSLEHNGGNSLIDLTHAHHWTLPADVMNRCVEDSLGFCGCGLVEGSSSKKWTYLNTKYAEFSPAALTTDSPVQPRVLDSFTAKLNALQVAVETANLALDVRYIIKDVN encoded by the exons ATGTCCCGACTTGTCAAGAAATGtccgtctctgtgtgtggacCTGCCGCTGGACAACACTGACGTTTGTAACAAGCTTCGTTTACTGAGGCAGCTCCTGGCGTCTTGTTATGGTCCGACTGGTAAACTGAAACTAGTTCACAACAACATCGGAGGACACGTTGTCACCACCTCGACCTCATCAGTTCTCCTCGCAGCCATTTCATCCTCACAGCCTCTTGTGAGCCTCATAACAACCTCCATCCTCAACCACGTGTCCCGGTTCAGTGACTGCGGTTTGTTCGCTGCCACTCTGTGTTTGGATCTCATCGAACAAGCAAAGCAAAGTGGCCTCAGAGGAAACGTGTGTATCAGGCTGAACAGGCACTTCCTGGGTGTGTGCGTCAGTTACCTGCAGAGAGGGGACTGCTGCTGTAAAGTGAAGCTCGACTTCTGCAGCAGCCACAACCTGATCGCATTAGCTCGCAGTGTTATCTCCAGCAAACCAGCATGTATGCTCACAGGGCAAGAGACGCTTCACATCAGCAAGCTGGCCGTGCAGGCTTTTCTACTGACTCTTCCCTGTGACAAACCAGGCACAGTCTCTCTGGGCCAGACAGTGACCATCTCTGTTGAGGGCCACTCTGTGCTCAACTCTGCAGTGTTTCCAGGTTTGCTGGTGGATGTCACTGGTGTCCTATGCATCGACAAGTCAGAGAACCTGAGTTCCCATCCACTGCGCACGTTGTTGTTCAGTGCATCCCTTGCTGGAGACATTCCTGAACTCGGAGATGGGATCATCGAAGTGTCCTCGGGTGTAGACACAGACGCACAGATCTTGGATCAACTCCTGGATCTTGGCAAGCAGGCGGTTGAAGATGACGTCAAGCTCTTTGTCTGTCAGAAGGTCATCCACCCAGTCCTACAGCAATACCTGAGGAGTCAAGGTGTTATTGTGATCGAGAGATTGGGAATCACTCACATGGAACCGTTCATTCTCCTTACAG GTGCTCATCCTGTGGCCACATTGCACACCGCACTTCCAGCCAAGGCCTACGGGAAGGTGAGGGATCTCAGTATAAGGCAGTTTGGATCCAAGACTATGCTGCATTTACTCGGCCCCGGGGAGTCGGCAATCTGCACGATGGTCCTCTGCCACAGGAACGAGACCATGCTAAGCGAGCTGAAG GTGGTGTGCCAGAAGACAGAACATGTGTTGAGGCTCACCCTCAGGGAGCCATATGCCTTATTTGGAGGTGGGTGCACTGAGACCCACTTGGCTGCTTACGTCAGACACGAG AGCACAAACGGAGTAACGGAGTCTGCAGCAGCATTAGGGTGCTCACAGTCACAGTACATTCTCGGCATGGACAGATTCTGCAGCTCTCTGGAGTCTGTGGCCAAATCACTGGAACACAATGGTGGGAATTCTTTAATAGATCTGACTCATGCTCACCACTGGACCCTGCCTGCAGATGTGATGAACAGATGTGTAGAGGATAGCTTGGGCTTCTGTGGCTGTGGACTGGTGGAAGGAAGCTCAAGTAAGAAGTGGACTTACCTAAACACTAAATATGCTGAGTtctcccctgcggccctcaCTACAGATTCTCCTGTGCAGCCACGTGTGCTGGACTCCTTCACGGCTAAACTCAACGCGTTGCAAGTGGCTGTAGAAACTGCTAATCTCGCACTAGATGTGAGATACATAATTAAAGATGTGAACTAG